In one Rutidosis leptorrhynchoides isolate AG116_Rl617_1_P2 chromosome 8, CSIRO_AGI_Rlap_v1, whole genome shotgun sequence genomic region, the following are encoded:
- the LOC139862663 gene encoding transcription initiation factor TFIID subunit 10 → MNNNQQSNEVRHDDENALSDFLASLTDYTPTIPDELVEHYLAKSGFQCPDVRLTRLVAVATQKFVADVATDALQHCKARQATVVRDKKDKQQRDKRLIMNMEDLSKALQEYGVNIKQQEYFADNPSAGLESTSRDE, encoded by the exons ATGAATAACAACCAGCAATCTAACGAAGTTAGACATGATGATGAAAACGCACTCTCGGATTTTCTTGCGTCCTTAACAGACTACACCCCAACT ATTCCTGATGAGCTGGTGGAACATTACTTAGCAAAGAGTGGATTCCAGTGTCCAGATGTTCGACT AACCAGGCTGGTTGCTGTTGCTACTCAGAAGTTTGTTGCAGACGTTGCAACTGATGCTCTTCA GCACTGCAAGGCTAGACAGGCAACTGTTGTCAGGGACAAAAAAGATAAGCAGCAAAGG GATAAGCGCCTAATTATGAACATGGAAGATCTCTCCAAGGCTCTTCAAGAG TATGGTGTAAACATTAAGCAACAGGAGTATTTTGCCGATAACCCTTCAGCTGGACTAGAATCTACTTCAAGAGATGAATAA